Proteins from a genomic interval of Desulfovibrio piger:
- a CDS encoding tripartite tricarboxylate transporter substrate binding protein has product MHLLKKVSLFCTCAVLLLACPAMADTSWPTKPVTLMVSNSVGGMVDVTSRILADGMLKILGQPLVIQNKPGAGGQICLRYVARSQPDGYTVFSGNITTPLAATELAGKNLLNLDDYEFVGGFLPNERALYIHADAPFKTWEEFVAYAKAHPDTLSIGFGGNQWSYELMKYVTAKAGIQCKLINYKSGGDASADFFGRHIDIVELGVGTPVYQAALEGKARMLIVTSGNQIPHFDAPRLLDKGYPYPILSEFGLLMPKGTPQEIISKMEAALETVLKDPETLKKMHTLGAQARFISGKDLKARCLEVRKGIREMKADQK; this is encoded by the coding sequence CGGTGACCCTCATGGTCTCCAACAGTGTGGGCGGCATGGTCGACGTGACCAGCCGCATCCTGGCGGACGGGATGCTCAAGATCCTGGGCCAGCCCCTCGTCATCCAGAACAAGCCCGGTGCGGGCGGCCAGATCTGCCTGCGCTATGTCGCCCGTTCCCAGCCGGACGGCTATACGGTCTTCAGCGGCAACATCACCACGCCCCTGGCGGCCACCGAACTTGCCGGCAAGAACCTCCTCAACCTCGACGACTATGAGTTCGTCGGCGGTTTCCTGCCCAACGAACGGGCCCTGTACATCCATGCCGACGCCCCGTTCAAGACCTGGGAAGAATTCGTGGCTTACGCCAAGGCCCATCCCGATACGCTGAGCATCGGCTTTGGCGGCAACCAGTGGTCCTATGAACTGATGAAGTATGTCACGGCCAAGGCCGGCATCCAGTGCAAGCTCATCAACTACAAGAGCGGCGGCGACGCCTCGGCCGACTTCTTCGGCCGCCATATCGACATCGTCGAGCTGGGGGTGGGCACGCCCGTCTACCAGGCCGCCCTGGAAGGCAAGGCCCGGATGCTCATCGTGACTTCCGGCAACCAGATCCCCCACTTCGATGCCCCCCGTCTGCTGGACAAGGGCTATCCCTATCCCATCCTGAGCGAATTCGGCCTGCTGATGCCCAAGGGGACCCCGCAGGAGATCATCAGCAAGATGGAAGCGGCCCTGGAGACCGTGCTGAAGGATCCCGAGACCCTGAAGAAGATGCACACGCTCGGTGCGCAGGCGCGCTTCATCTCCGGCAAGGATCTGAAAGCCCGCTGCCTCGAGGTACGCAAGGGCATCCGGGAAATGAAGGCCGACCAGAAGTAA
- a CDS encoding FAD-dependent oxidoreductase yields the protein MISDLNIKVDPERCLACGNCVDRCIMDNLRLAIGPCRQACPLQINCQGYLRLLAKGREEDAAAHLRQDTPFGEVLGYICNHPCESACQRHTGCHDGAVHIRAIKRYLSERFPAVVAAPAQKAPATGKRAAVVGAGPAGLMAAYELAAAGHDVTLFDAGDKPGGLLRTGIPAFRLPDAVTDRAVAQVTALGVRIESGKRLGADLSLDALEQEYDAVLLALGLGRSLSPRIPGADLPAVHGALEVLHKARKGERFDAASAIVIGGGSTAMDVALSLKKMGLDVTMLVMEGPYDMPIPEGERDEALEEGVRIENRWGVTAIRAGQDGLTCTMQRCLAVFDHNGAFAPELDPLCTAERSADMVVLAIGQGLDPVDGLPQTARHLLDADPQTGRLAGRDKVFAAGDCTTGASSVVAAMASGRSVARCVSRFLCEEYPLALDEMAEKGWCNDFEPHLERSNGVPRGSLTRLPVAERSLTAVTEQVLTPEEAQKEAARCMACGRAFEANRTCWFCLPCEIDCPEEALTVRMPYLVR from the coding sequence ATGATTTCCGATCTGAACATCAAGGTCGATCCCGAACGCTGTCTGGCCTGCGGCAACTGTGTTGACCGCTGCATCATGGACAACCTGCGTCTGGCCATCGGCCCGTGCCGCCAGGCCTGCCCTCTCCAGATCAACTGCCAGGGCTACCTGCGCCTGCTGGCCAAGGGCCGGGAAGAAGATGCCGCCGCCCATCTGCGTCAGGACACCCCCTTTGGCGAAGTGCTGGGCTATATCTGCAACCACCCCTGCGAAAGCGCCTGTCAGCGCCACACGGGCTGCCATGACGGCGCCGTGCACATCCGGGCCATCAAACGTTACCTTTCCGAGCGCTTCCCGGCCGTCGTCGCCGCCCCCGCCCAGAAAGCCCCCGCTACCGGCAAACGGGCCGCCGTGGTCGGTGCGGGCCCTGCCGGTCTGATGGCCGCTTACGAACTGGCTGCGGCCGGGCACGACGTGACCCTGTTCGACGCCGGGGACAAGCCCGGCGGCCTGCTGCGCACCGGCATCCCGGCCTTCCGCCTTCCCGATGCCGTGACGGACCGCGCCGTGGCGCAGGTGACCGCGCTGGGCGTGCGCATCGAAAGCGGAAAGCGCCTGGGCGCCGATCTTTCGCTCGATGCCCTCGAACAGGAATACGATGCCGTCCTGCTGGCCCTGGGCCTTGGCCGCTCCCTGTCTCCCCGCATCCCCGGAGCGGATCTTCCCGCCGTCCATGGTGCGCTGGAGGTCCTGCACAAGGCCAGGAAGGGCGAACGCTTCGATGCCGCATCGGCCATCGTCATCGGCGGTGGCTCCACGGCCATGGACGTGGCCCTGAGCCTCAAAAAAATGGGCCTCGACGTCACCATGCTGGTCATGGAAGGTCCTTACGACATGCCCATCCCGGAAGGCGAGCGTGACGAGGCCCTGGAAGAAGGCGTGCGCATCGAGAACCGCTGGGGCGTCACGGCCATCCGTGCCGGTCAGGACGGACTGACCTGTACCATGCAGCGCTGCCTGGCTGTCTTTGACCATAACGGCGCGTTCGCTCCGGAACTCGATCCCCTGTGCACGGCCGAACGGAGCGCGGACATGGTCGTGCTGGCCATCGGTCAGGGCCTCGACCCTGTGGACGGCCTGCCGCAGACCGCACGGCACCTGCTCGATGCCGATCCGCAGACCGGCCGGCTGGCCGGCAGGGACAAGGTGTTCGCCGCAGGCGACTGCACGACCGGCGCCTCGTCCGTGGTGGCGGCCATGGCCTCCGGCCGCAGCGTCGCCCGCTGTGTCTCCCGCTTCCTGTGCGAAGAATATCCGCTGGCTCTGGATGAAATGGCGGAAAAGGGCTGGTGCAATGATTTCGAGCCCCATCTCGAACGCTCCAACGGGGTGCCCCGGGGCAGCCTGACCCGGCTGCCTGTTGCGGAAAGGAGCCTGACCGCCGTGACGGAACAGGTCCTCACGCCTGAAGAGGCCCAAAAGGAAGCCGCCCGCTGCATGGCCTGCGGCCGGGCCTTCGAGGCCAACCGCACCTGCTGGTTCTGCCTGCCGTGCGAGATCGACTGCCCTGAAGAGGCGCTGACGGTACGCATGCCCTACCTGGTGCGTTAA
- a CDS encoding tripartite tricarboxylate transporter permease, whose translation MDQILEGISLVLQWENLLLAMFGVAAGMVLGCIPGLNANVGIVLLLPFTFYLGPVPGIAMLMGMSKGDGFGGSIPSILFNIPGTAHAVVTTLDGYPLTKKGQGGKALETALAASCTADFTSDLILIFLAAPVAAMALHVGPPEYTMIVLFSVVLIALAASDDPLRGLVSTGLGLLLAAVGMDPDEGTERLTFGILDLCDGIPLMPLALGLMAVSELFRQSETSFFRYFRGLGLQEHVAFSTGRPEDEHLSWKEYKSLLPTIFRSTGIGSLIGILPGIGTSVASYLSYVVAKRRSKHPEKFGTGVLEGVASCEAGNNAVNGPNLIPLVTLGIPGNLAAALILGGLMVKGLTPGPTFMENQAPMLYALFTVMLFSNIFTFLFGKLAIRYAHKMTSISPSALHGNILILCAMGCYVSQNSAFALLIMFTFAVVGYIFLRLKLSLPVFLVAYILGSMLEHKLRQSLALSDGDFTIFLTRPISATFLALTVICTLYFLFRKKSASGKAS comes from the coding sequence ATGGACCAGATTCTTGAAGGGATCTCCCTTGTGCTCCAATGGGAAAACCTGCTCCTCGCCATGTTCGGGGTCGCAGCGGGCATGGTGCTGGGGTGCATCCCCGGCCTGAACGCCAATGTAGGCATCGTCCTTCTGCTGCCGTTCACCTTTTATCTCGGCCCCGTCCCCGGTATCGCCATGCTCATGGGCATGTCCAAGGGGGACGGTTTCGGCGGTTCCATACCGTCCATCCTGTTCAATATCCCGGGCACGGCCCACGCCGTCGTGACCACACTGGACGGCTACCCGCTGACAAAGAAGGGACAGGGCGGCAAGGCCCTGGAGACCGCCCTTGCGGCCTCCTGTACGGCCGACTTCACCTCCGACCTCATCCTGATCTTCCTGGCAGCGCCCGTTGCCGCCATGGCCCTGCATGTGGGCCCGCCGGAATACACCATGATCGTGCTGTTTTCCGTGGTCCTGATCGCGCTGGCCGCCAGTGACGACCCCCTGCGCGGGCTCGTCAGCACCGGCCTCGGCCTGCTGCTGGCCGCCGTGGGCATGGACCCAGACGAGGGCACCGAGCGCCTCACCTTCGGCATCCTGGACCTGTGCGACGGCATCCCCCTGATGCCGCTGGCGCTGGGCCTGATGGCCGTTTCCGAACTGTTCCGCCAGTCGGAGACCAGCTTTTTCCGCTACTTTCGCGGGCTGGGGCTGCAGGAGCATGTGGCCTTCTCCACCGGCCGCCCGGAAGATGAGCACCTGAGCTGGAAGGAATACAAAAGCCTGCTGCCCACCATCTTCCGCTCCACCGGCATCGGTTCCCTCATCGGCATCCTGCCCGGCATCGGCACCTCCGTCGCCTCCTACCTGAGCTACGTCGTCGCCAAGCGGCGCTCGAAGCATCCCGAAAAGTTCGGGACAGGCGTGCTGGAAGGGGTGGCCTCGTGCGAAGCCGGCAACAACGCCGTGAACGGCCCCAACCTCATCCCCCTGGTCACCCTGGGCATCCCCGGCAACCTGGCCGCGGCCCTGATCCTCGGCGGCCTGATGGTCAAGGGCCTGACCCCCGGCCCCACCTTCATGGAGAACCAGGCGCCCATGCTCTACGCCCTGTTCACCGTGATGCTGTTCTCCAACATCTTCACCTTCCTGTTCGGCAAGCTGGCCATCCGCTATGCCCACAAGATGACCAGCATCTCCCCCAGCGCGCTCCACGGCAACATCCTGATCCTGTGCGCCATGGGCTGCTATGTTTCCCAGAACAGCGCCTTTGCCCTGCTGATCATGTTCACCTTTGCCGTCGTGGGCTACATCTTCCTGCGCCTCAAGCTCAGCCTGCCAGTCTTCCTGGTGGCCTACATCCTCGGGAGCATGCTGGAACACAAGCTGCGCCAGAGCCTGGCCCTGTCGGACGGGGACTTCACCATCTTCCTCACCCGGCCCATCTCCGCGACGTTCCTGGCCCTGACGGTGATCTGCACCCTGTATTTCCTGTTCAGGAAGAAGAGCGCGTCCGGGAAGGCGTCCTAG
- a CDS encoding FAD-binding protein, which translates to MQYERIDADFLIIGGGSAGCMAAIRALESNPKLKVVIFEKSDLKYGGSIARGMDALNIVAIPGKATPEMYVDAITESSLGVCDYGPSYVMAARSFELLKKLESWGVYFPKDEKGQFKTLKYHVKGEFQACMEEPNLKVMIAQRATELGAKTYNRTMVTRLLKDGDRIAGAIGFNTRSGRVVVCRSKTVLLSNGGTARYSLPASDYHYGLFDFPGNTGDGYIAGFDAGAGLTGMEYTRSSMLIKDASMPLLAVTVTRGGRVLDIFDNILMENEVGRRSSMQDVFAKGNYPLRIRLSHLKEETIKEIENVLFSTERPVQERFFKGRRVDFRKQDIELWPTECQLCGGHGLSGFRINEKAETCVPGLYAAGDVASVPQQHLSGAFVFGEIAGEQAVEFAAAQDQPAFDADAVESFLAEHERRSKMDGEIALPELEHKARRLITDYTISPKNHLKLTRWLEWSEILKDELRGNVMVRNGHDLALMYEVENIIRSADLSATAARFREESRWGSAHKRFDFPERDDVNWKCHVVLKKGADDAIVPSKVRVQNTMQEEVVL; encoded by the coding sequence ATGCAATATGAACGTATCGACGCCGATTTCCTGATCATCGGCGGCGGAAGCGCCGGATGTATGGCTGCCATTCGGGCGCTGGAAAGCAATCCGAAGCTCAAGGTCGTCATCTTTGAAAAAAGCGACCTCAAGTACGGGGGCTCCATCGCCCGCGGCATGGATGCCCTGAACATCGTGGCCATCCCCGGCAAGGCGACGCCGGAGATGTACGTGGACGCCATCACCGAAAGCTCGCTGGGCGTCTGTGACTACGGCCCGAGCTACGTCATGGCGGCACGTTCCTTCGAACTGCTCAAAAAGCTGGAATCGTGGGGCGTCTACTTCCCCAAGGATGAAAAAGGCCAGTTCAAGACGCTCAAATACCACGTCAAGGGCGAATTCCAGGCCTGCATGGAAGAACCCAACCTGAAAGTGATGATCGCCCAGAGGGCCACGGAACTCGGGGCCAAGACCTACAACCGCACCATGGTCACCCGCCTCCTCAAGGACGGGGACCGCATCGCCGGGGCCATCGGCTTCAACACCCGTTCCGGCCGTGTCGTCGTCTGTCGCTCCAAGACCGTCCTGCTCTCCAACGGCGGGACGGCCCGCTACTCCCTGCCCGCTTCCGACTACCATTACGGCCTGTTCGACTTCCCCGGCAACACCGGGGACGGCTACATCGCCGGTTTCGATGCCGGCGCCGGTCTGACGGGCATGGAATACACCCGCTCTTCCATGCTGATCAAAGATGCCAGCATGCCCCTGCTGGCCGTCACGGTCACCCGCGGCGGCCGGGTGCTGGACATCTTCGACAACATCCTCATGGAGAACGAAGTGGGCCGCCGCAGCAGCATGCAGGACGTGTTCGCCAAGGGGAACTATCCCCTGCGCATCCGCCTGAGCCATCTGAAGGAAGAGACCATCAAGGAGATCGAGAACGTCCTGTTCTCCACCGAGCGCCCGGTGCAGGAGCGCTTCTTCAAGGGACGCCGGGTCGACTTCCGCAAGCAGGACATCGAGCTGTGGCCCACGGAATGCCAGCTGTGCGGCGGTCACGGCCTCAGCGGCTTCCGCATCAATGAAAAGGCCGAGACCTGCGTGCCCGGCCTGTACGCGGCCGGTGACGTGGCCTCCGTGCCCCAGCAGCACCTGAGCGGCGCCTTCGTCTTTGGCGAGATCGCCGGGGAGCAGGCCGTGGAATTCGCGGCGGCCCAGGATCAGCCCGCGTTCGATGCCGACGCCGTGGAGAGCTTCCTGGCCGAACACGAGCGCCGCAGCAAGATGGACGGCGAGATCGCCCTGCCCGAGCTGGAGCACAAGGCCCGCCGCCTGATCACCGACTACACGATCTCTCCCAAGAACCACCTCAAGCTCACGCGCTGGCTCGAATGGTCCGAGATCCTCAAGGACGAACTGCGCGGGAACGTCATGGTCCGCAACGGCCATGACCTTGCCCTGATGTACGAAGTGGAAAACATCATCCGTTCCGCCGACCTCTCCGCCACGGCCGCCAGGTTCCGTGAAGAAAGCCGCTGGGGCAGCGCCCACAAGCGCTTCGACTTCCCCGAGCGCGACGACGTCAACTGGAAGTGCCATGTCGTCCTCAAGAAGGGCGCCGACGATGCCATCGTACCGAGCAAGGTACGCGTTCAGAACACTATGCAAGAGGAAGTGGTGCTGTAA
- a CDS encoding tripartite tricarboxylate transporter TctB family protein, protein MHQDRLLGLGLLLLCALGWFWLIPVYVEGDIQQVYPRAVIILISLASLGLCLRSEPRVKAKPIPPEDRPARLMAALKLVGLMAAYLAYLLLIPRLGFFSCSLVAAVFFLWFLGVRKLRSLLLVPCIILICVHLLIERGLRFDLPDGLLF, encoded by the coding sequence ATGCATCAGGATCGACTGCTCGGACTGGGACTGCTCCTGCTCTGTGCATTGGGATGGTTTTGGCTCATACCGGTCTATGTGGAAGGGGACATACAGCAGGTCTACCCCAGGGCCGTCATCATTCTCATCTCCCTGGCTTCCCTCGGGCTCTGCCTGCGCTCCGAGCCCAGGGTCAAGGCAAAGCCGATCCCGCCGGAAGATCGTCCCGCCCGCCTCATGGCCGCCCTGAAGCTGGTGGGGCTCATGGCTGCCTACCTGGCCTACCTGCTGCTGATCCCCCGGCTGGGCTTTTTCTCCTGCAGCCTCGTTGCCGCGGTGTTTTTCCTCTGGTTCCTGGGGGTACGCAAGCTGCGCTCCCTGCTGCTCGTCCCCTGCATCATCCTGATATGCGTGCATCTGCTCATTGAACGCGGCCTGCGCTTCGACCTGCCTGACGGCCTGCTGTTTTAA